In the uncultured Methanobacterium sp. genome, one interval contains:
- a CDS encoding histidinol phosphate phosphatase domain-containing protein: MGKRIDLHTHSIFSDGELLPSEIARRACVLGHQAVAITDHVDASNLDCVGRVINAVLDIRDNWDIEIVPGAEITHAPSEIIPKLARKAKELGAEVIVVHGETLVEPVIEGTNWSAVNCSDVDVLAHPGLITYEEARIAKENDIALEISARRGHSLGNGHVVQVALDVGANLVVDTDTHAPGDLVNCEMAKKIALGAGLPEKEIKKVLRDNPLHILEKKGIL, encoded by the coding sequence ATGGGAAAACGAATCGACTTACACACCCATAGTATATTCAGTGATGGTGAACTCCTACCATCAGAAATAGCACGGCGAGCCTGCGTTCTAGGTCACCAGGCAGTGGCAATCACCGACCACGTTGATGCATCCAATTTGGACTGTGTTGGCCGTGTGATTAACGCAGTTTTAGATATCAGGGATAACTGGGACATTGAAATTGTCCCTGGAGCAGAAATAACCCATGCACCCTCTGAGATAATACCCAAACTGGCCCGTAAGGCCAAGGAATTGGGGGCAGAGGTTATTGTGGTACATGGTGAAACACTGGTAGAACCAGTAATTGAGGGAACCAACTGGAGTGCGGTTAACTGCAGCGATGTTGACGTACTAGCACACCCCGGACTTATAACCTATGAGGAAGCACGAATAGCTAAAGAAAATGACATTGCCCTGGAGATAAGCGCTCGTAGAGGTCACAGCTTAGGTAATGGACACGTGGTTCAGGTGGCCCTGGATGTGGGAGCCAATCTGGTGGTGGACACGGACACCCATGCACCAGGAGATCTAGTAAACTGTGAAATGGCCAAAAAAATAGCATTAGGAGCAGGTCTACCAGAAAAAGAAATTAAAAAAGTTTTAAGAGATAATCCATTACATATACTGGAGAAAAAAGGCATATTATAG
- the purC gene encoding phosphoribosylaminoimidazolesuccinocarboxamide synthase: MNLDKGNLLYRGKAKDVYQTSQPQQVLVKFRDDITAGDGEKKEVMSLKGHYNSLISAKLFELLEDAGIKTQYIDLPEPGHMLSHKLDMIPLEVITRNIAAGSLLRRFPFPDGQTFNPPIIQMDYKNDEYHDPMLNDDIILALDLASSEDLETIRKITLKINEVLKNFLESRGLLFPDFKIEFGRDIDGNIVLGDEISPDTCRFWDSETCDILDKDLFRKGESGVIEAYQKVANIILDDEDKKKWNLDF, encoded by the coding sequence ATGAATCTTGATAAGGGAAATCTCCTATACAGGGGTAAAGCCAAGGATGTGTACCAGACCAGCCAGCCACAGCAAGTTTTGGTAAAATTTAGAGACGATATAACAGCAGGGGATGGAGAAAAAAAAGAAGTTATGAGTTTAAAGGGCCATTACAACTCCCTCATATCTGCTAAACTTTTCGAACTACTGGAAGATGCGGGAATAAAAACCCAGTACATTGATTTACCAGAACCCGGACACATGCTATCCCATAAGCTGGATATGATACCTCTGGAAGTGATTACTCGAAATATAGCTGCAGGAAGTCTGCTTCGAAGGTTCCCATTCCCGGATGGGCAGACATTTAACCCCCCTATTATTCAAATGGATTATAAAAATGATGAATATCACGACCCCATGCTCAACGATGATATCATCCTGGCCCTTGATCTGGCCAGTAGCGAAGATCTGGAAACCATACGAAAAATAACCCTCAAGATCAATGAAGTTCTGAAAAACTTCCTGGAAAGCAGAGGACTGCTTTTCCCTGACTTTAAAATCGAATTTGGTCGCGACATAGATGGGAACATTGTCCTGGGTGATGAAATCAGCCCAGACACCTGTCGATTCTGGGATAGTGAAACCTGCGATATTCTGGACAAGGACCTCTTCCGAAAAGGAGAATCTGGAGTTATTGAGGCCTACCAAAAAGTTGCCAATATAATCTTGGATGATGAGGATAAGAAGAAATGGAATCTGGATTTTTAA
- the recJ gene encoding single-stranded-DNA-specific exonuclease RecJ, which translates to MAVTIKDMDKSLAKANEMVQNAEDVKIYSHIDCDGISAGAILSSTLDRLEIDHEIEFITLDRIPELKRENELTIFSDLGSGQNLDNFKSSQSKILILDHHPPLRKISEGVNGFLEINPNYYGIDGSHQVSGGGMCYLLAKTFDFYDLSWIGVLSAIGDMQNSQSGKLIGINEGILNDGVRKGMVGSFNDLAIYGRQTRPLFVALSYFGDVKLPITNNRNEAMQFLKNLDIPIKNGKKQRTLYDLSQEEKGRIFNELVRMMSREVPPRYVKYIPRLVAGDAYEFLEEKEYSPLRDASEFSTAINACSRHKHPEIALKVLKGDRSAALDEMEMLSKEHRQYLAQKMSWVQEEDRIKSMKNLQYFQGNEIKSEVIGTIAGMILSYGDWRKPMIGFTHINNTNDGLKVSLRCSRLLAFDGIHFGHIISKVAAKVGGSGGGHSVACGAYIPGEKQEQFLKLFDETLNGVL; encoded by the coding sequence ATGGCTGTCACTATAAAAGATATGGATAAATCCCTGGCCAAAGCTAATGAAATGGTCCAAAACGCAGAAGATGTTAAAATATACAGCCATATCGACTGCGATGGAATATCCGCAGGGGCAATACTATCCTCAACCCTGGACCGCCTGGAAATAGACCATGAAATAGAATTCATAACCCTGGACAGGATCCCGGAACTGAAAAGAGAAAATGAACTAACTATATTCTCTGATCTGGGTTCAGGGCAAAATTTAGACAACTTTAAAAGTTCTCAGTCCAAAATTCTCATTCTGGACCATCACCCTCCTTTAAGGAAGATATCAGAGGGAGTAAATGGTTTTCTGGAGATAAACCCTAATTACTATGGTATAGATGGTTCACACCAGGTTTCAGGAGGCGGTATGTGCTACCTTCTGGCTAAAACTTTTGATTTTTATGATTTAAGCTGGATTGGAGTTTTAAGTGCTATTGGAGATATGCAGAATAGCCAATCAGGGAAGTTAATCGGTATAAATGAAGGCATATTAAACGACGGAGTTCGTAAAGGGATGGTGGGATCATTCAATGATCTGGCTATCTATGGAAGGCAGACCAGACCACTTTTCGTGGCCCTATCCTATTTTGGCGATGTGAAACTCCCAATCACCAACAATCGCAACGAAGCCATGCAATTCCTAAAAAATCTGGATATACCCATTAAAAATGGTAAAAAACAGCGCACACTTTACGATTTAAGCCAGGAGGAGAAGGGAAGGATCTTCAACGAACTGGTTAGGATGATGAGCCGGGAAGTACCACCCCGTTACGTTAAATACATTCCCCGCCTGGTGGCAGGGGATGCCTACGAATTCTTAGAAGAAAAAGAATATTCACCCCTGCGTGATGCCAGTGAATTTTCAACAGCCATAAACGCCTGCAGCAGACATAAACATCCAGAAATAGCTTTGAAGGTCCTTAAAGGAGATAGAAGTGCGGCTCTGGATGAAATGGAAATGTTAAGTAAAGAACACCGCCAGTACCTTGCCCAGAAGATGAGCTGGGTCCAGGAAGAGGACCGAATTAAAAGCATGAAGAACCTGCAGTACTTCCAGGGTAATGAAATAAAAAGTGAGGTTATAGGGACCATAGCCGGCATGATCTTAAGTTACGGGGACTGGAGAAAACCAATGATTGGTTTCACCCATATTAACAACACAAACGATGGTTTAAAAGTTTCTCTGCGCTGTTCCCGGCTTTTAGCATTTGATGGAATTCATTTCGGCCACATAATAAGTAAAGTGGCAGCCAAGGTAGGGGGCAGTGGTGGAGGTCACTCTGTGGCCTGCGGTGCTTACATCCCGGGTGAAAAACAGGAACAATTCCTTAAACTCTTTGATGAAACATTGAACGGTGTCCTGTAA
- a CDS encoding signal recognition particle protein Srp19 — protein sequence MKDENRTIIWPAYLDSKKTKSEGRKIPKQQAVSSPKLREITQAAKKLRLNPSVEKYKSYPSSWWEGSGRIIIDRNMSKREVLIKLSNLINGSRKDK from the coding sequence ATGAAAGATGAAAACAGAACAATTATCTGGCCTGCTTATCTTGATTCTAAGAAAACTAAATCTGAGGGAAGAAAAATTCCTAAACAACAGGCTGTAAGCTCACCTAAACTACGTGAAATTACTCAAGCAGCTAAAAAACTGAGGTTGAACCCTTCTGTGGAGAAGTACAAATCTTACCCCTCCTCCTGGTGGGAGGGATCCGGAAGGATAATAATTGATAGGAACATGAGCAAACGGGAAGTTCTCATTAAACTAAGCAACCTCATTAATGGTTCTCGAAAAGATAAATAA
- a CDS encoding 2,5-diamino-6-(ribosylamino)-4(3H)-pyrimidinone 5'-phosphate reductase has protein sequence MKPKVILNAAMTLDGKIATKTGSSEISGQEDLLRVHRLRKEMDAIMVGINTVLADDPRLTVHKISSNLKDNPVRVVVDSKARTPLEYRILSHEALTIIAVSSEAPLEKINALEADDKAEVIVCGDEQVDLTCLMDELGSRGIKTLMLEGGSTLNYSMLQAGLVNEVMVCIAPMIAGGTRAKTLVDGNGVDYMKDAFRLKFKKSYNLGEDLIVDYEVL, from the coding sequence ATTAAACCGAAAGTGATACTCAATGCAGCCATGACCCTGGACGGAAAGATAGCCACCAAAACGGGTAGTTCAGAAATTTCAGGCCAGGAAGATCTTTTAAGGGTGCACCGGCTCCGGAAGGAGATGGATGCCATAATGGTGGGGATAAACACTGTCCTGGCAGATGACCCGCGCCTTACAGTCCATAAAATCTCTTCGAATCTTAAAGATAACCCGGTGCGGGTGGTGGTGGATAGTAAAGCTCGTACTCCTCTCGAATACAGGATACTTAGTCATGAGGCCCTTACCATCATTGCAGTTTCCAGTGAAGCTCCCCTGGAAAAAATAAACGCTCTTGAAGCAGATGATAAGGCTGAAGTGATTGTTTGTGGTGATGAACAGGTTGATTTAACCTGTTTAATGGATGAACTAGGAAGTAGGGGGATTAAAACCTTAATGCTCGAGGGAGGTTCCACTTTAAATTATTCCATGCTCCAGGCAGGCCTGGTAAATGAAGTAATGGTGTGCATAGCTCCCATGATTGCTGGAGGAACCAGGGCCAAAACTCTGGTAGATGGGAATGGAGTGGATTATATGAAAGATGCCTTTCGTTTAAAGTTCAAAAAGAGTTATAATCTAGGCGAAGACCTCATAGTTGATTATGAGGTTTTGTAA
- a CDS encoding uroporphyrinogen-III synthase, giving the protein MNGFEGKVIGITRPLERSQAAVDIVQENGGIPLVVPTLELEAFASESLMDLCNRAGELDWIIFTSPASLESLFKYCEDFREKLNPQCQVAVIGPRTERVLNDYGIQADMVPDDYTAEGLLEEFHKIDLNRKKVGVPRTFKARDVLPEGLKNMGATVYLAEAYKSTKPSDTSRVELLVEKIIQGKVDAVTFTSPLTVTNLFEMAGDKRIELIDSFKEGKVLAAAIGPITQKPLEELGIPSIFPSKYTVKDMLMQLKEELSLI; this is encoded by the coding sequence ATGAATGGATTTGAAGGTAAAGTTATTGGTATAACCCGACCCCTGGAACGTTCCCAGGCTGCCGTGGACATAGTTCAGGAAAATGGAGGAATTCCTTTAGTAGTTCCCACCCTTGAACTGGAGGCTTTTGCCAGCGAATCTTTGATGGATCTATGCAATCGGGCTGGTGAACTGGATTGGATAATATTCACCTCCCCGGCATCACTGGAATCACTGTTTAAATACTGTGAAGATTTTAGGGAAAAACTCAATCCTCAATGCCAGGTAGCGGTTATTGGACCACGTACAGAGCGAGTATTAAATGATTATGGTATTCAGGCAGATATGGTGCCTGATGATTACACTGCTGAAGGTCTTCTGGAGGAATTTCACAAAATCGATCTTAACCGGAAAAAAGTAGGAGTTCCCCGTACATTTAAAGCAAGAGATGTGCTCCCGGAAGGTTTAAAGAATATGGGTGCTACGGTTTATCTGGCAGAAGCCTATAAATCCACCAAACCTTCTGATACCAGCAGGGTTGAATTACTGGTGGAGAAAATAATCCAGGGAAAAGTGGATGCAGTTACCTTTACCAGCCCACTTACCGTCACCAATCTCTTTGAAATGGCTGGAGATAAAAGAATAGAGTTAATAGATTCTTTTAAAGAGGGAAAGGTTTTAGCAGCAGCTATTGGCCCTATTACCCAGAAACCTCTGGAAGAGTTGGGAATACCCTCTATTTTCCCTTCCAAGTACACTGTTAAAGATATGTTAATGCAGTTAAAAGAAGAACTGAGTCTAATTTAA
- the glmS gene encoding glutamine--fructose-6-phosphate transaminase (isomerizing) gives MCGIVGCILKTNKAAPVLLDCVQHLEYRGYDSVGIATYSSSGIKIRKDKGKIDEVSEELHLEELPGEMGIGHVRWATHGLPTPENAHPHTDCEGKIAVVHNGIIENYKELKDQLIREGHQFVSQTDTEVIPHLIEKYHKEGLTMEEAMNKAISKLHGSYAFAVISVDEPNKIMGVRKESPLILGLGKGEYFLASDAPAILQHTRRIIYLADHETFIIDADGITVKDVNGQVLEKKIETIKWTPEMAQKCGYPHFMLKEIHEQPEAVKNTLFEVSDIEEIVNKFPKFKRITFVACGTSYHASLVGKYLFEGLLGLPTDVILASEFEFSQKAIDPESLVIFISQSGETADTLKALRIANEKAKTLAIVNVLGSTATREADYVIFTRAGPEIGVAATKTYISQLTCIYLLAACMGKNRELLEELQLIPDYMKTVLSVEDEIKEMAARYKDAQDFFFIGRGFSYPTAMEGALKLKEITYIHGEGYAAGELKHGPLALIDDEVPVVAVVPPGKSHDRTLSNVEEVKARGARVIGLGSIDDQVLEYEARDMIKFPAQISELLSPLIYVVPLQLLSYHISVQRGIDPDKPKNLAKCVTVE, from the coding sequence ATGTGTGGAATTGTGGGATGTATACTTAAAACTAATAAAGCAGCACCTGTGCTCCTTGATTGTGTTCAGCACCTTGAATACAGGGGTTATGATTCAGTGGGCATTGCTACTTATTCGTCTTCTGGAATCAAGATCAGAAAAGACAAGGGAAAAATTGACGAAGTTTCAGAGGAACTCCACCTGGAAGAACTTCCAGGAGAAATGGGCATAGGGCATGTTCGCTGGGCCACTCATGGGCTTCCAACCCCTGAAAATGCTCATCCTCATACTGATTGTGAGGGCAAAATTGCAGTGGTTCATAATGGTATAATTGAAAACTACAAGGAACTTAAAGACCAGCTGATACGTGAAGGCCACCAGTTCGTATCCCAGACTGATACCGAGGTTATTCCACATCTCATTGAGAAATACCATAAAGAAGGACTCACTATGGAAGAGGCCATGAATAAAGCTATCAGCAAGCTACATGGTTCATATGCCTTTGCAGTCATCAGTGTTGATGAACCCAACAAGATCATGGGAGTTCGGAAGGAAAGCCCACTCATACTGGGACTGGGGAAGGGTGAATATTTCCTGGCTTCTGATGCCCCTGCCATACTGCAACATACCCGACGGATTATTTACCTGGCAGATCATGAAACGTTCATTATTGATGCTGATGGCATCACTGTAAAGGATGTTAATGGGCAGGTACTGGAAAAGAAAATCGAAACCATTAAATGGACTCCTGAAATGGCCCAAAAATGTGGCTATCCTCATTTCATGCTGAAAGAAATTCATGAACAGCCAGAAGCAGTTAAAAACACACTTTTTGAAGTTTCAGATATTGAGGAGATCGTCAATAAATTCCCCAAATTCAAACGTATCACATTTGTGGCCTGTGGAACATCGTATCACGCATCTCTTGTTGGTAAATATCTTTTTGAAGGTCTATTGGGGTTGCCTACAGATGTTATCCTGGCATCTGAGTTTGAATTCTCCCAAAAAGCTATTGATCCAGAGTCACTGGTGATATTCATCAGCCAATCTGGAGAAACGGCTGATACTCTTAAAGCCCTTAGAATAGCCAATGAAAAGGCAAAAACTCTGGCAATTGTAAATGTACTGGGCAGTACAGCTACTAGGGAAGCCGATTATGTTATTTTCACTAGGGCGGGGCCCGAAATAGGCGTAGCAGCCACTAAAACTTATATCAGTCAATTAACCTGCATATACCTCCTGGCAGCATGCATGGGTAAAAACAGGGAGCTTCTAGAGGAACTTCAACTGATTCCAGATTACATGAAAACAGTACTCTCAGTGGAAGATGAAATCAAAGAAATGGCAGCTAGATACAAAGATGCCCAGGATTTCTTCTTCATTGGCCGTGGATTTTCTTACCCTACAGCCATGGAGGGTGCTTTGAAACTCAAAGAAATAACCTACATTCATGGCGAGGGATATGCTGCAGGTGAACTTAAACACGGACCATTAGCCCTCATCGATGATGAAGTGCCAGTGGTAGCGGTGGTACCTCCGGGTAAAAGTCACGACCGAACTTTAAGCAATGTGGAAGAAGTGAAAGCTAGAGGTGCTAGAGTTATAGGTCTTGGATCAATTGATGATCAGGTCTTGGAATATGAAGCCCGGGATATGATAAAATTCCCCGCCCAGATCAGTGAGTTACTCTCACCCCTGATCTACGTGGTGCCATTACAGTTATTATCATACCACATAAGTGTGCAGAGGGGTATTGATCCTGATAAACCCAAAAACCTGGCAAAATGTGTGACTGTGGAGTAA
- the cobA gene encoding uroporphyrinogen-III C-methyltransferase, with protein MVVYLVGAGPGDPDLVTLKAIKTLQKADVVVYDRLANEEILKYASGAGLIYVGKRAGSHSKKQEEINQILIEQGKKYDSVVRLKGGDPFVFGRGGEEILALQEEGIPVEIIPGVTSAIGVPTTVGLPVTHRGVATSFTVVTGHEDPTKSEKQVQWNYNADTIVILMGVGHLEENIKEIMKYKDPQTPVCVIEKGTTPDERIITGTLENITQKDINPPALVIIGPVVDVFKDIQNKKPYIFV; from the coding sequence ATGGTAGTTTATTTAGTAGGCGCAGGACCAGGGGATCCGGATCTGGTGACCCTTAAAGCCATTAAAACCCTGCAAAAAGCAGATGTTGTGGTTTACGATCGTCTGGCCAATGAGGAAATACTCAAATACGCCAGCGGCGCAGGCCTGATATACGTGGGAAAAAGAGCAGGATCTCACTCCAAAAAACAGGAAGAAATAAACCAGATCCTCATAGAACAGGGCAAAAAATATGATTCAGTGGTTCGACTCAAAGGCGGTGACCCCTTTGTCTTTGGTAGGGGTGGAGAGGAAATACTGGCCCTGCAGGAAGAAGGAATACCCGTGGAAATCATACCAGGTGTGACCTCCGCCATTGGAGTTCCAACTACCGTAGGACTTCCAGTAACCCATCGTGGAGTGGCCACTTCATTCACAGTGGTAACCGGCCACGAGGACCCTACCAAATCAGAAAAACAGGTACAGTGGAACTATAACGCCGATACCATTGTTATTCTCATGGGTGTGGGACACCTGGAGGAAAATATTAAAGAAATTATGAAGTACAAGGACCCTCAAACTCCAGTGTGCGTCATTGAAAAGGGAACTACCCCTGATGAGAGAATTATAACCGGTACTCTGGAGAACATTACCCAGAAAGATATCAATCCCCCGGCCCTGGTGATAATAGGACCAGTGGTGGATGTTTTTAAGGATATTCAAAATAAAAAACCATATATTTTCGTATAA
- the purQ gene encoding phosphoribosylformylglycinamidine synthase subunit PurQ, with protein sequence MKVGIIRFPGSNCDRDVFHALELAGAQPDYVWWNQRDLSQFEAIVIPGGFSYGDYLRAGAIAAITPVIEGIKDIVKEEKPVLGICNGAQILAEVGLVPGVFTLNQKAQFICEWVELEVKTNRTPFTHLYQKDEVIKMPIAHAEGRYYTEYIDQLRDQDQIVLGFSGENPNGSMDAITGVCDLEGLVCAVMPHPERASESILGSDDGLKFFRGILDF encoded by the coding sequence ATGAAAGTGGGGATCATACGCTTCCCCGGCTCCAACTGCGACCGAGACGTATTTCATGCCCTGGAGCTGGCAGGAGCCCAACCAGATTATGTATGGTGGAACCAGAGGGATCTATCACAATTTGAAGCAATCGTTATCCCCGGAGGATTCTCTTATGGAGATTATCTCCGCGCAGGAGCTATTGCAGCCATCACCCCGGTGATTGAGGGAATTAAAGATATTGTTAAAGAGGAAAAACCAGTTTTAGGCATATGTAATGGTGCCCAGATCCTGGCAGAGGTAGGCTTGGTGCCAGGAGTATTTACGCTCAACCAGAAAGCCCAGTTCATCTGTGAATGGGTTGAATTAGAGGTTAAAACCAATAGAACACCATTCACTCATCTTTACCAGAAGGATGAAGTCATCAAGATGCCCATTGCCCATGCTGAAGGTCGTTACTACACTGAGTACATTGACCAGCTTCGTGATCAGGATCAGATCGTACTGGGATTCTCTGGAGAGAACCCCAATGGTTCGATGGATGCGATTACTGGAGTATGCGACCTGGAAGGGTTGGTGTGCGCGGTCATGCCCCACCCTGAAAGAGCTTCAGAATCTATTTTAGGATCAGACGATGGTTTAAAGTTTTTCAGGGGAATCCTTGATTTCTAG
- the purS gene encoding phosphoribosylformylglycinamidine synthase subunit PurS: MKYHAQVEISLKKGMLNPEASTIQRALALLDYQVEDTATIEIVKFTLEAGNPDVAREEVVQMCERLLCNPVIHDYQIQIETAGD, from the coding sequence ATGAAATACCATGCACAAGTTGAAATAAGTCTTAAAAAAGGAATGCTCAATCCAGAAGCTTCCACCATCCAAAGGGCACTGGCCCTTTTAGACTATCAGGTGGAGGATACTGCTACCATCGAAATAGTAAAATTCACTCTAGAAGCAGGAAACCCTGATGTGGCTCGTGAAGAAGTGGTCCAGATGTGCGAGCGATTACTCTGCAACCCTGTGATTCACGACTACCAGATCCAGATTGAAACTGCAGGTGACTAA
- a CDS encoding MarR family transcriptional regulator → MKVFKKKGELTKFQILAEIAKGQPHLRQKDIADQLGITVQAVSENLKTLVDEGWVETGSGQARYKITKRGIEKVKNGANDLRKYADQVIDTMNTYKSVWPAIARENLKKGETVWLKMDEGTLYAGKNKTSAHAEVLHDVKKGEDVALVSLGGTIELEPGFVVIIKLPTINQGGTRVCDLDHVQEILTKYEDRIQRVGIMGTVSRSMADKLDIKPDFEFATPQAAIAAANRGLNVLIFAVGKMTRTLTNRMDEEGINYIIEDVLT, encoded by the coding sequence ATGAAAGTTTTCAAGAAAAAGGGTGAACTCACCAAGTTTCAGATCCTGGCTGAGATTGCAAAAGGCCAACCCCATCTACGTCAGAAGGATATTGCTGACCAGTTGGGCATCACGGTTCAGGCAGTTTCAGAGAATTTGAAGACTCTGGTGGATGAGGGATGGGTTGAAACTGGCAGTGGTCAGGCACGTTACAAGATCACCAAACGTGGGATTGAAAAAGTTAAAAACGGTGCCAACGATCTCCGTAAATATGCAGATCAAGTCATAGACACCATGAACACCTACAAATCTGTGTGGCCAGCCATTGCTCGTGAAAACCTGAAAAAGGGGGAAACAGTGTGGCTTAAAATGGATGAAGGGACTTTATATGCTGGTAAAAATAAGACTTCAGCCCATGCAGAAGTACTTCACGACGTGAAAAAAGGTGAAGATGTGGCCCTGGTCAGTTTAGGTGGGACAATCGAACTTGAACCGGGATTTGTAGTTATTATCAAACTCCCTACCATTAACCAGGGTGGCACTCGTGTCTGTGACCTGGACCATGTTCAGGAAATTCTAACCAAATATGAGGATCGTATCCAGCGAGTGGGCATCATGGGCACTGTATCTAGATCCATGGCAGATAAACTGGATATCAAACCTGATTTTGAATTTGCCACCCCCCAGGCAGCTATTGCCGCTGCCAATCGAGGGTTAAACGTGCTGATATTTGCGGTGGGCAAGATGACCCGAACCCTAACCAATAGAATGGATGAGGAAGGGATCAATTACATCATTGAAGATGTTCTGACCTAA
- a CDS encoding carboxymuconolactone decarboxylase family protein, giving the protein MSEDRYQKGMENLKIMNPDSYRDLEKLLNGVAPDMARYIAEFAYGDIYSRPGLDLKTRELVTVASLTTIGSAQAELRSHVHGALNVGCTPNEIIEVMIQMAVYAGFPAAINGLTTAKEVFEERDEKFEK; this is encoded by the coding sequence ATGAGTGAAGATAGATACCAGAAAGGAATGGAAAATTTGAAAATAATGAATCCAGATTCTTACAGGGACCTGGAAAAACTTTTAAATGGCGTGGCTCCAGATATGGCCCGGTACATTGCTGAATTTGCCTACGGAGATATTTATTCCCGGCCAGGTTTGGATCTGAAGACCAGGGAGCTGGTAACAGTTGCCTCCCTCACCACCATTGGAAGTGCTCAGGCAGAGCTTAGAAGTCACGTCCACGGTGCTTTGAATGTAGGATGCACTCCCAATGAGATAATAGAAGTCATGATTCAGATGGCAGTTTATGCTGGTTTTCCAGCCGCAATTAATGGTTTAACTACGGCTAAAGAGGTTTTTGAGGAAAGAGATGAAAAGTTTGAAAAATAA
- a CDS encoding pantoate kinase — translation MQSLVFAPSHITGFFEIIDHPNPLIKGSRGAGVVLDQGVLTKVDVCEGNGEIIIKTNGKINESNFPLEGSVTYKTLNLLKNQFFEGIEWNNLKISIDHEINVPIESGFGASAGFALGTSIGVSKLLKLPLTFNQAAAVAHNAEVDLKTGLGDVIGSVVGGFPIRIEPGAPGQGKADKLLDGRDDCTDEGEGLYVISKSLGTIETASVLTDPAMASKLSSIARELLQKLLIKPQVTHFMDLSLEFAQKTGLIDPEVMEIVDVLKDETLGASMAMLGKTAFAISDTPDSSVEGSMVARVDHCGCRVV, via the coding sequence TTGCAATCGTTAGTCTTCGCCCCATCGCACATAACTGGGTTTTTTGAGATCATTGACCACCCTAACCCTTTAATCAAGGGATCCCGTGGAGCGGGAGTGGTTCTGGACCAGGGAGTCCTAACCAAGGTGGATGTATGTGAAGGAAATGGCGAGATCATTATTAAAACCAATGGCAAAATCAATGAATCCAATTTTCCACTGGAAGGTTCAGTGACCTATAAAACTCTAAATTTGCTCAAAAATCAGTTTTTTGAAGGAATAGAATGGAATAACCTTAAAATTAGTATTGATCATGAGATCAATGTCCCTATAGAATCTGGGTTCGGAGCATCTGCCGGATTTGCACTGGGTACATCAATAGGGGTTTCAAAACTCCTTAAACTGCCTTTAACATTTAACCAGGCGGCAGCGGTTGCCCATAATGCAGAAGTAGACCTTAAAACAGGTCTGGGTGATGTTATTGGATCAGTGGTTGGAGGGTTCCCCATTAGAATTGAACCTGGTGCCCCAGGACAGGGGAAGGCAGATAAACTTCTGGATGGTCGGGATGACTGTACTGATGAAGGAGAAGGCCTCTATGTAATATCAAAAAGTTTAGGAACCATTGAAACAGCATCTGTACTGACTGATCCTGCTATGGCAAGTAAGTTGAGTAGCATAGCCCGAGAATTACTTCAAAAATTACTCATCAAACCCCAGGTTACACATTTCATGGATTTATCCCTGGAATTTGCCCAAAAAACGGGTTTGATTGATCCAGAGGTGATGGAGATTGTTGATGTCCTGAAAGATGAGACTCTGGGCGCATCCATGGCCATGCTTGGAAAAACAGCATTTGCCATATCTGATACTCCTGATTCCAGTGTGGAAGGATCAATGGTTGCTAGAGTTGACCATTGTGGTTGTAGGGTTGTTTAA